The nucleotide sequence TCGATCGCAGGGGTTCCCCTTTGGGGCTAAACCATTCCAAGTCAATCCGATCGTCCTCCACGGCAACATCGCGATCCCGCAAACTTGCATCGAGATCGACGCGAAATTCCGGGCGGGAGCCTGCGAGGCTTGTCGGTTCAATTGCTGGACTGGCAAATCCTGTCGGCTCGATAACGAGCGATCGCTCTACCACTTCCACCACGTGGTGAAGGGTGTCGTCCACCCGCTCGATAAGGGTGTTGCGCACGTAAACATAAAAGCAACTGGCAAACAGGAGGAGGAGAATAGCCGTGCAGGCAGCGTACCAGAGGGCAAGGCGGCGGCGTGTGGCTTGAAACATGGCGCAAGAGCAGTGAAACGATCCCAGTCTAGCGATCGGTCGGGATTCTGTTGAATAGCTTTGTGACGGTGGTTGAAAGAAATTCAAAACAGGCTAATCTTATACAGAACATGTTCATTTGTTCTCAAGGGCACAAACGACATTTCTGTACTGGAAATAACTCAATATGGCTGCTAAAAAGAAATCTCAACCTCTCACCGGTCAGGCGCTTCAAGACAAAGTTAAAGAAATGCAAGGGGCAGACAAAAAAGATATCGCCAAAGCTTGCGGTTACATCAGCCAAACGAAAGGCGATCGAGAACGGATCAATTTGATGGCCTTTTACAGTGCCCTGCTGGAAGCTGAAGGTGTGGAGTTCGAGGCTGCTCCTGACAAAGGCAGTCGAGGCCGCGAGGCTAGCTATAAAGCCTCGGTTCACAAGAATGGGAATTTATTGATTGGTGCCACCTACACCAAAGAAATGGGTTTAGAGCCTGGGGATGAGTTCACCCTCAAACTGAGCAAGCGGAGCATTACGTTAACGCGGGTAGATTAGGCGAACGGGTTTGTTCGAGCGCTAGAGCGCAAACCAGCAAAACGATCTATCCCGATTTTTCAGTCGATTGCCAGCGCTCTAACCGCACGGGCAGCATTTTCATGCGACTGAGCCGTTTCCACAGGTCGAACGCTTGATGCTCGTACAAATCCAACTGCAGCTTCCCCGGCAAATGCCCCAAAAACTCCCGCGCCACCTGCAGCTCGCAACCGGTGATGTAGGCAACAAATGTATCTCGGGAGAGGGCGACTTGAATGCGATAAGCCTGCAGTTGAGTGTCGAGAATTGGGCGATCGCTCGAATGGCATCGGGATTGGCAGGTGGATGGGGCAAAGGTTGCATTCCACAACCAGGCAAAACTGCATTGGGATTCGCCCAATTCACCCACCTCGCCTGACAGCTCGGGAAGCAGTTGTGGAACAGTCATGTTTGAAAAGGGTTTAACCGAGGGTTCGAGCGCAGCGCGGATCGAGCAGTGTGGCCTTATCGGGTTCGCGAGGAAACCAGCCAGCCGTGCGCTTGCAAATTTCCACCAGCATTAACATCAACGGAACTTCAATCAGGACTCCAACCACCGTCGCTAAGGCTGCCCCCGAGTTGAGGCCAAACAACGTAACCGCTGTGGCGATCGCCACCTCGAAATGATTGCTCGCCCCAATTAACGCAGCAGGAGCGGCATCTTCATAGGAAAGCTTCAGTCTCAGGGCTGCAGCATAGGTCATCCAAAAAATAAAAT is from Synechococcus sp. PCC 7336 and encodes:
- a CDS encoding AbrB family transcriptional regulator; protein product: MAAKKKSQPLTGQALQDKVKEMQGADKKDIAKACGYISQTKGDRERINLMAFYSALLEAEGVEFEAAPDKGSRGREASYKASVHKNGNLLIGATYTKEMGLEPGDEFTLKLSKRSITLTRVD